atgaatatcactgctgtacaTAAGTAAAAAAGGATGAATGTTACAATTCAAAGACTCTGAAATGCATTGAAAAGTACCAGAAAACACGTGGCAGAACTCCTTGACACTGATTTCTTTCTGTGGTGAGTTTCTCGGCGTGAATAAACACTTAAGCAATGAGTGTGTCCATTAAATAGTCTATGGGACGTTTTTCACACATAGTCACCAACCCTATATCCTTCACTGGCGCCCGAGAAGTGGACAGGAGAATGAAGGCGCTTATGGACAGTGGGGTGTTGATATGCCTGAGGTGCTCGCCGCACGACCGCTGCAGGGGCTTGTGGGATGCGGGGTCTACGTTCCAGGAATGACCCACTGCACAGACACAGTGTGACCCCCCCAGCAATACTCAGCAAGGCTGAGATAAAGCCCAGGTAGACAGCCTGCCCGATCTCGTACTTCATGATGCTGGGCAGCTGGGGGATGTAGAATTGTCGGATGACGTCGTTAGTGGTCCAGGACACGGTGACCAGGCAGAGAAGGCCGGCGGCGATAAAGCCGATGCCACCGAAGACGGCCAGGGCGTTCTTGTTGCGGGAGTGTGGGGCGAAGCGGGTGCACTCCATGCCCACCGTGGCGACGGCAAGTGCCAGAATGGAGGCGACACAGGAGATGATCATGAGTGCCCGCgctgcctgcaggtcctggGGCAGTGCCAGCAGGGAGCGGTGGGTCTGGCACTGGTAAATGCCCGTGCTGTGCCACACACACTCcatccacagccccttcatGTAACCTGTAGCCGTGATGATGTTGGAGCCAATGTAAGCCCGTCGTCGCCACTGCGGCAGCAGTGTGGTGACCACCATTCCCAGCAGGCCCAGAAGACCCAGGAAGAAGCCCAGTAGCTGCACTGCCATTTTGGCCATAATTAACAGGTAAATGCAGAACTCCGGAATAAAATGATCCTTcgtaaaatgtttgtttactgTTGCCAATTTCTCTCACCAGTCCCGTAAAATCTGCTGGGTAAAGAATCACTCTGCTGTGATATGTCCGATGTTGTGACCAGTCACGTAAAGTCCGCTGGGTGCCGAATCACTCTGCTGTGATATCCCCGATGTTCTCCTTAAGCCTGGTTGACCGGTTCCATGACGGAAACGAACGTCATTAACTCTCGCCTGTTTACTTTTCTTCTCCTGGGCATGGAGCGTTTCTCTGCAATTATTCCAAAAGCTCTCCAGAGAGACACAAAAAATAATTGCTTGGTGATTCTTCAACTGAGGTACTTTTCCTGAGATACGGCTGTGAACACTGACACAAAATGTAATGTAGGCTTGTGAATGTATCATGAATTATGATGCATTTATTGCCTTATTGACTTAGTTTCAATGAGATGAAAGTTCACCTGTTAAAGTCAATAATTAACGACAAAAGTgattatatgtttaaaaaaatgacaaTGATCTGTACTTTCACTATCTCCAGTAACTCCCAGCTCATTCATGAAGCATCAATTCTAAGAATTTATGTCTTCATGTACTTTCTGTGTTTATCTACTTGGTCTTCTGTAACTTCAAATGAGACAATGAAATGCAGAGCCCCTTTATAAACATACAGTCATGCAATGAAGAAAGTACTGTTAATTCTAAGGTTTCATGTATCAGGGcaataaaaaaatcatctggTCCTTAGCAGGTCTTAAAATTTGTTAAATACAACCTCAAATGAACAACAAGACATGACATATTACACAGTGTCATTATTTAACATAAACCAAATCAAAATGCAGAAGCCATTTGTGAAAAATTAAGTACACCCTTACTACTTCCATGGGAATTAAGAGGGTTAGTAGCAGACAGGTGTTGCTAATGAAATGCACTTAACTAATTGATCATCAGCAAGTGTGACCACCTGTATGTTTAAAAGCAGAAGTTTTGGTAGTTTGCTGAGGGGTGTGTTCACACTAtgaaaaggaggaaagacatcaGCAATGATCTGAGAGATCCAACTATTGCTGCCCGTAAATCTGCGAAGGGTTATAAGACCATTTCCAAACAATTTGAAATCCATTATTCTACAGTTAGAAAGATTATTCACAAGTGGTTAACATTCCAGACAGTTTGCCAGGAGTGGATGTCCCAGCAAACCCACCCCAAGGTCAGATTGTGCAAAAAACGCAAGAGCTACATCTCAGACTGCAGGCTGCAGTTaatatgttaaatgttaaagttCATGACCATACATACAATTAGAGAAAGACTGAACATGTATGGCTTGTTTGAAGGATTGCCAGGAGAAAGCATCTTCTCTCTAAAGAGAACATGGCAGCAAACATGCAGAGCAGCATCTAAAGAATTAAGGTGTTGCATTGGTCCAGTCAAAGTCCAGACCTCATCCTGATTGAAATGCTGTGGCGGGACCTTAAAAGACCTGTGCAACAATGTGAGAGACTGATAAAGTCATATAGAAAATTATTACTTCATTATTACTGCTAAAGGTGGTTCTACAAACGATTCAATCATGGGGTGTACTTAGTTTTTCACAAACGGCTTCCCCATTTTTGCTTCATTTTTGTTAAATGAACGACATGGTGGAATctattgtgtgttttttcacACCAGAGGTTAGATTTAAATAATCTTAGATCCTAGTATACTGCTCTACACAACCTTTGTTATTTGATAGTTAAATGAAGGTTCggagatgggctggccccccatcctgtgttattccctgcctcatgcccattgcttctgggataggctccagatcccccgtgacccagtaggataggcggtttggaaaaagaatggatggatgaaggttCAGATTATCAACACGTCGCATATCCGGAATTTTGCTGGCATTTCCAGGGAAATACTGAAGATATTATCCCCTGAAATGGAAGTATAGGGACAAAAGTCCGTAGAAAGGTGAGGGAACAAGTGGAGAATCCCATGATTGGTGGTATGAATTTATGCTGCAGGGCTGCATTTGGCATGTCCCCCTGATAATTTCCATCCGGCCCGCGTCACTTTCCGTGTAGCAGCTGCATTGTCTGCTCTAAGACCTTTGCTCAGGTCTGAAGCTGTACCGTCTGCACTGTAATGTTCTGTCACAGCTGTAGAGCCTCTCTTGCTCTATGGAC
The nucleotide sequence above comes from Brienomyrus brachyistius isolate T26 unplaced genomic scaffold, BBRACH_0.4 scaffold57, whole genome shotgun sequence. Encoded proteins:
- the LOC125724521 gene encoding claudin-14-like; the protein is MAKMAVQLLGFFLGLLGLLGMVVTTLLPQWRRRAYIGSNIITATGYMKGLWMECVWHSTGIYQCQTHRSLLALPQDLQAARALMIISCVASILALAVATVGMECTRFAPHSRNKNALAVFGGIGFIAAGLLCLVTVSWTTNDVIRQFYIPQLPSIMKYEIGQAVYLGFISALLSIAGGVTLCLCSGSFLERRPRIPQAPAAVVRRAPQAYQHPTVHKRLHSPVHFSGASEGYRVGDYV